The Streptomyces sp. NBC_01298 genome contains the following window.
GGTCACGGTGGCCCGTCTGGTGGCCGATCTCGGCCGATTCGGTCTGGAGCCGCGTCACCTGCGCGCGATGAAGGCCGCCGCCGACCGGGAGGCCGGTCTGGTGGAGCAGGTCGTCTCGCCGCTGCGCCGGCACCGCAATCCGCAGACCAGGGCCCATGCGGAGGCCACCCTGAAGGAGCTCGCGGGGCTCTCCGTACGGCTGCACGAGGCCCTCGTACAAACTGCTCTCGGGGTCCGGCTGCGCTGATTCCGAGGGGTTTTCGGGCCGACTTCGGCCGACTTCGGAGGGGCTTCGGGGCAGGCTTGGGGGAGCCCGACTACCCAAACCTGCCGGGCAGGTCCTAGGGTTGCTGTGTGAACGAGCTCGACGTTGTGGGTGTCCGGGTGGAAATGCCCTCGAACCAACCGATCGTGCTCCTGCGTGAAGTGGGAGGCGACCGGTACCTCCCCATCTGGATCGGACCAGGGGAGGCGACCGCCATTGCCTTCGCGCAGCAGGGCATGGCCCCTGCCCGGCCGCTGACACACGACCTGTTCAAGGACGTGCTGGAGGCGATCGGCGAGGAGCTCACCCAAGTCCGGATCACGGATCTGCGGGAGGGCGTTTTCTACGCGGAGCTCGTCTTCGCCAGCGGGGTCGAGGTGAGCGCGCGGCCTTCCGATGCCATAGCGCTCGCCCTGCGGACCGGGACGCCGATCTTCGGCAGCGACGGCGTGCTCGACGACGCCGGCATCGCGATCCCGGACGAGCAGGAGGACGAGGTGGAGAAGTTCCGCGAGTTCCTCGACCAGATCTCGCCAGAGGACTTCGGCACCGGCCCGCAGTGAGGCGCGGGTCGCGCCGTCCTCCCGGATATTTCAGCCCATTCGAGTAGCCTTTCCCCGCAATGGGGTACGGGAAACCACTCTCAGGGTGATTATCACTCGGCGTGCCGAGTGTGGCGATCGTTGACGCACCCCTGGTGACTGCCTACCTTCGAGGTGGCAGGTCAAGGACGGAGGGTCGGCGTGAGAGTCACGGGCGACGGTATGACCGGGGGCATCCCCGCACGGAGTGACGGTGGGCCGTACCCGCTGCACGGTGGTGCGGTGAACTCCGCGCGCCGTCAGCCGGAGCCCGCGCCGATCGGTTCGGTGGGGCCGGTGGGGTCAGTGGAGTCGGTGGGTGGCGAGACCGCACCGGAGCAGGTCGGATACCGGGGGCCGACGGCGTGTGCCGCGGCCGGCATCACGTACCGGCAGCTCGACTACTGGGCGCGCACCGGGCTGGTGGAGCCCACGGTGCGGCCCGCGTACGGGTCGGGGACGCAGCGCCTCTACAGCTTCCGGGACGTGGTCGTCCTCAAGATCGTGAAGCGCTTCCTGGACACCGGGGTGGCGCTGCAGAACATCCGCACCGCCGTGCAGCACCTGCGCGACCGGGGTTTCTCGGACCTGGAGCGGATGACGCTGATGAGCGACGGCGCCACCGTGTACGAGTGCACCTCGCCGGATCAGGTGGTCAGCCTGCTCCAGGGCGGCCAGGGAGTCTTCGGGATCGCCGTGGGCGTGGTCTGGCGCGATGTCGAGAACGCCCTGTCCCAGCTGCACGGGGAGCGCGTGGACACCGGCGAGACCGTGGTCGGGCACAACCCGGCCGATGAGCTGGCAGCCCGGAGGAACCGGGCCGTCTGAGACGGACGACGTCGGTGACGGGCGGGCCGTACGGCTCGCCCGTTCCGCGGTCGGGCCGATTGTCAGTGGCGTAGGGCAGCATCGGAGCCGTGAGATCCGCGCCGACCATCCTGCACCTGGACATGGACGCCTTCTACGCCTCCGTGGAGCAGGCGTCGAAGCCGAGCCTGCGCGGCAAGGCAGTCATCGTCGGCGGACTCGGGCCGCGCGGGGTCGTCGCCACCGCCTCCTACGAGGCCAGGCGCTTCGGGGTGCATTCGGCCATGCCGATGGCCCAGGCGCGGCGGCTCTGCCCGAACGGCGCGTGCCTCGTTCCGCGCTTCAGCCTGTACCGCGAGGTCAGCGACACGGTCATGGCGATGCTCCGGGAGCTGTCGCCCCTCGTGGAGCCGCTGAGCCTGGACGAGGCCTTCGTGGACCTGGAGGCGGGCGGCGTCGCCTTCGACGCGGAGGCCGCGCGGGCCGTGGGCGAGCGGCTGAGGGCTGATATCGCCGCCGTGACCGGGCTGAGCGGGTCGGTGGGGCTCGCGGGGTCCAAGATGCTGGCGAAGGTCGCCTCCGAGGAGGCCAAGCCGGCCGGGCTGCTGCTGATCGAGGTCGGCACGGAGCGGGCGCACCTCGCACCGATGTCGGTACGGACCCTGCCCGGGGTGGGGCCGGCCACGGGGGAGCACCTGCGGCGGGCCGGGATCACCACCGTGGGGGAGCTCGCCGAGGCCGGTGAGGACGAACTGGTCCGGATGGTGGGGCGCTCGCACGGGGTCGGGCTGTACCGGATGGCGCGGGGCGTGGACGAGCGGCCGGTGGTCGCCGAGCGCGACGCCAAATCCGTCTCGGTGGAGGACACCTTCGACGTGGACCTGCACGACCGGGTGCGGATCAGGGGCGAGGTGCAGCGGCTCGCGGAGCGGTGCGTGGAGCGGCTGCGGGCGTCGGGGCACTCGGGGCGGACCATCGTGCTCAAGGTGCGGCGGTACGACTTCTCCACGCTGACGCGCTCGGAGACCCTGCGGGGGCCCACGGACGACCCCGCGGTGGTGCGGGAGGCCGCCGGGCGGCTGCTGGAGGCGGTGGACACCACGGGTGGGGTGCGGCTGCTGGGTGTGGGGGTGACGGGGCTGGCGGACTACACGCAGGAGGACCTGTTCGCCTTCGCCGACGCGATGGCTGCGCGAGCCGGGGCGGGTGGGTCGGGTGTGGACCCGTGGCGGGGGCACGCCGATGGGGCTGCGCCCTCGGGCGGGGGGCCGGATGCAGGCACCGACGGGGATCAGGCGGCTGCTGTTCCGGGCCGGGCCACGAGCGAGGGCGCGGGCGCGGGCGAGGGCGCGGGCGACGGGCCGGATGAGGCTGTCCCTCGGGGGCAGGGCGCCGAGCAGGGACCGGTCGATGCTGGCGGGGACGGACCTGGTGGCGCGTCCGTGCCGGGCGCCGGGCCGGTTCGGGCTGTCCCGCACAGCGAGGCCCCCGGGGAGGGGCAGGAGGCCGGGCCCGAGCAGGGTGTCGGGCCGGGGCAGGGCGAATCCGCCGGGCGGGGGCAGGGCGGCGAACCTGAGGCGGGGGTGGCGTCGGGCGCCGAAGGGGTCGTGGAGCGGCGGTGGGCGGCCGGGAGTGATGTGCGGCATGCGGTGTACGGGCCGGGGTGGGTGCAGGGCAGCGGGGTCGGGCGGGTGACCGTGCGGTTCGAGCAGCCCGGATCCCAGCCGGGGCGGGTCCGCACCTTCCTGGTGGATGATCCCGAGCTGGAGGCGTCCGATCCGATGCCGCTGGTCGGGGACCGGGTCTTGGAGGTCGGGGGCCCGACGGCTGTTGAGCGGGCCTGAGAGGGCGTGGCCGTGCCTGACCCGCGGGCACGGGAGCTGTTCGCTGCTCGGGCGGGCGTGCCTGTTGCGGTGCCCGCCAGTAGGCGCTCATGCTGCCGGCAGGTGCCTGCTGTGGGGCGGGTGCGGGTGCGGGGGAGGCGGGAGGGGGTGGGCCCTGCGGGGGCTGTCCCCTACCCTCCCCTTCCACCGTTCCCCGGGGCTCCGCCCCGGGCCCCGCTCCTCAAACGCCGGAGGGGCTGGATTTGGCCGCCCCCGGTCAGGGGGTGTCGGGGGAGGTGTGGCCGAAGTCGTGGGTGAAGTCTGAGGGGAGGGCCAGGTCCAGGCCGTAGTGGTGGTAGAGCTGGAGCTCCTGTTCGGGGGAGAGGTGGCGGCCCACGCCGAAGTCGGGGGCGTCTCGGATGAGGGAGCGTTCGAAGGGAACGCGCAGGGTGTCGCCCACCATCTCGCTGGGCTCCAGCGGGACGAAGGCGTCCCGGCTGAAGAGGCCGGTGCGTACGGCGGCCCATTCGGGGACGCCCGTGGCGTCGTCGAGGTAGACCTCGTCGACGGTGCCGATCTTGGTGCCATTGCGGTCGAACGCCTTGCGGCCGATCAGGCTGCGGGGATCGATGTCGGTCTGCACGGTCCGGTCCCTCCATCTGGGCGCGACTCCTCCGTAATGACTACAAAAGTGCATTTCCGGAGAGGGGGCCACTCGAAGGGAGGCGTCCACATCCTCGCTGGTAGGCTGGGTGGCGGCTGTTGACCCTGTGCGGGAGAGTCCTCCGAGTGAGTGAGACGGAGGCGCCGAAGGAGCAAATCCTCCCCGGAATCTCTCAGGCATACGTACCGCACGTGGTGAGGCCACTCTGGAAAGCAGGTTGCGGGTACCGGGCGCGCAGTGCCGGTCCCTCTCCTCACCGACGGTGAAAGCCGGACCCCGTGGGCGATCCCCGCGTGGCCCGGTGAAGCTCTCAGGTTGTGATGACAGAGGGGGAGGCCGTCCGGGTGCCCGCGCCGTGGTGCCCCTCGCAGGTCGTACGACCAGGAGGCCTCCGTACATGACCGCCAACCGCATTCCGCTCTCCCAGCTGGAGCGAGGCATCCCCTTCGAGCAGCGCCACATCGGCCCGGATGCCGAGGCGCAGGCGAAGATGCTCGCCCAGGTGGGCTACGGCTCGCTGGACGAGCTCACCGCAGCCGCGGTGCCGGATGTGATCAAGACCACCGCCGCGCTGAACCTGCCCGAGGCGCGGACCGAGGCCGAGGTGCTCGCCGAGCTGCGTGAGCTCGCCGACCGCAACCAGGTTCTGTCCTCGATGATCGGCCTGGGTTACTACGGCACCTTCACGCCGCCGGTGATCCTGCGCAACGTCATGGAGAACCCGGCCTGGTACACGGCGTACACGCCGTACCAGCCGGAGATCTCGCAGGGCCGCCTCGAAGCCCTGCTGAACTTCCAGACCGTCGTCGCCGAGCTGACCGGCCTGCCGACCTCCGGCGCCTCCCTGCTCGACGAGGGCACGGCGGCCGCCGAGGCCATGACCCTGGCCCGCCGCGTGGGCAAGGCCAAGGGCAACGTCTTCCTCATCGACGCCGACGCGCTGCCGCAGACCATCGCGGTGATCCAGACCCGTGCCGAGCCGATCGGCATCGAGGTCGTCGTCGCCGACCTGAGCGCGGGGATTCCGGCCGAGATCGTCGAGCGCGGCGTCTACGGCGTGCTGCTCCAGTACCCGGGTGCCTCCGGCGCCGTGCGGGAGATCAAGCCGGTCATCGAGCAGGCGCACGGGCTCGGCGCCATCGTCGCCGTCTCCGCCGACCTGCTCGCCCTGACGCTGCTGACCTCCCCGGGCGAGCTGGGCGCCGACATCGCCGTCGGCACCACCCAGCGTTTCGGCGTCCCGATGGGCTTCGGCGGACCGCACGCCGGCTACATGGCCGTCCAGGCCAAGCACGCCCGCTCGCTGCCCGGCCGCCTCGTCGGCGTCTCCGTGGACGCGGACGGCAACAAGGCCTACCGCCTGGCGCTGCAGACCCGTGAGCAGCACATCCGCCGCGAGAAGGCCACCAGCAACATCTGCACCGCGCAGGTGCTCCTCGCCGTCATGGCCGGCATGTACGCCGTCTACCACGGCCCGGACGGGCTGCGGACGATCGCCCGCCGCACCCACCGCTACGCCGCCCTGCTCGCCGCCGGTCTGACGGCCGGCGGGGTCGAGCTGGTGCACGGCTCGTACTTCGACACCCTCACCGTGCGGGTTCCGGGCCGGGCCGCCGAGGTCGTGGCCGCCGCCCGCGAGGGTGGCGTCAACCTCTTCCAGGTCGATGCCGACCTCGTCTCCATGGCCTGTGACGAGACGACCCTGCGCGCCGACGTCGAGGCCGTCTGGGCCGCCTTCGGCGTCACGGCCGACATCGAGGCGCTCGACGGGAGCGCCGCCGACGCGCTTCCCGAGGGGCTGCTGCGCTCGGACGCGTACCTGACCCACCCGGTCTTCCACCAGCACCGCTCCGAGACCGCGATGCTGCGCTACCTGCGCAAGCTCTCGGACAAGGACTACGCGCTGGACCGCGGCATGATCCCGCTGGGCTCTTGCACCATGAAGCTCAACGCGACCACCGAGATGGAGTCGGTCACCTGGCCCGAATTCGGCCAGTTGCACCCGTTCGCCCCGGTCGAGCAGGCCGAGGGGTACCTCACGCTCATCACTGAGCTGGAGGAACGTCTCTGCGAGGTCACCGGCTACGACAAGGTCTCCATTCAGCCGAACGCCGGCTCCCAGGGTGAGCTCGCCGGCCTGCTGGCCGTCCGCGCCTACCACCGGGCGAACGGCAACGAGCAGCGCACCGTCTGTCTCATCCCGTCCTCCGCGCACGGCACCAACGCCGCGAGCGCCGTGATGGCCGGCATGAAGGTGGTCGTCGTCAAGACCGCCGACGACGGCGAGGTGGACGCGGACGACCTGCGCGCCAAGATCGAGCAGTACCGCGACGAGCTCGCCGTACTGATGATCACGTACCCCTCCACGCACGGTGTGTTCGAGGAGCACGTCGCCGACATCTGCGCCCAGGTGCACGACGCCGGCGGCCAGGTCTACGTGGACGGCGCCAACCTCAACGCCCTGGTGGGCCTGGCCAAGCCGGGTCACTTCGGCGGCGACGTCTCGCACCTGAACCTGCACAAGACCTTCTGCATCCCGCACGGCGGCGGCGGCCCGGGCGTGGGCCCGGTCGGTGTCCGGGCGCATTTGGCCCCGTACCTGCCCAACCACCCGCTCCAGCCGACCGCCGGTCCGGAGACGGGCGTCGGCCCGATCTCGGCCGCTCCGTGGGGCTCGGCGGGCATCCTGCCGATCTCCTGGTCGTACGTGCGCCTGATGGGCGGCGAGGGCCTCAAGCGCGCCACCCAGGTTGCGGTGCTCGGCGCCAACTACATCGCCAAGCGCCTCGAGCCGCACTACCCGGTGCTCTACACCGGCCCGGGCAACCTGGTCGCGCACGAGTGCATCATCGACATGCGCCCGCTGTCGAAGGCGACCGGCGTGAGCATCGACGACATCGCCAAGCGCCTGATCGACTACGGGTTCCACGCGCCGACCATGTCCTTCCCGGTCGCCGGGACGCTCATGATCGAGCCGACGGAGTCCGAGGACCTGGCCGAGATCGACCGCTTCTGCGACGCGATGATCGCCATCCGCGCCGAGATCGAGCGGGTCGCGGGCGGCGAGTGGCCGGTGGACGACAACCCGCTGGCCAACTCCCCGCACACGGCTGCGGCGCTGGGCGGCGAGTGGAACCACCCGTACACCCGCGACGAGGCCGTCTTCCCGGGCGGGGTGTCGGCCGCGGAGAAGTACTGGCCGCCGGTGCGCCGCATCGACGGTGCCTTCGGCGACCGGAACCTGGTGTGCTCCTGCCCGCCGCTGGACGAGTACGACAACTGATGCCTCAACTGGCGCGGTGACATGACGAAGGGGCCGGTCCGGGAGTTTCCTCCTGGGCCGGCCCCTTTCGTTTCCGTCGTCGGCTAGGCCGCCTTCATCACCTGCGTCGCCGCGAGCGGGCGGTTCGGGGCGATGATCTGGCCGTCCGGCAGCAGCTCACCGGTGTCCTCGAACAGCAGGACGCCGTTGCACAGCAGGCTCCAGCCCTGTTCCGGGTGAACGGCCACGGGGTGCGCGGCCTCCCTGTCGGCGGAGTCGGCGGTCGGGCATGCTGGCTTGTGCTGGCACATGGATGCGTTCTTTCGCTGCGGTGTGGTCTGTGTGCTGCGGCTCGATGCGTTGTTCATGGCCGCCCCCCGTATCAACGACGACTTGGCTCGGTCAGAGTCCCCAGTGTTCCCCCACGGCACGGTGTCCGGAGGGATTTCCCGGCAGCTGTCCTCATAGATTGATGACGCATCACCCGTGCGGGCGGTTCAGGTCAACTCCCCTGTCATTTCGGATGGTTCACGGGGGGCCCGAGTGGGCTAGGCCGAATGGGCAGAACCGGCCAGGGGCCGGGTCAGGCGGCCGGTGCGGCCATGGACGGCGGTACCGGAGGGGCCGTCGGCGTGAGCCTGTGGGTCAGTACGGGCAGCAGTTCGGACACGGGGTGCGGGCGGTAGGCGGCGATGCCGGGTGGGGCCGGCGCCAGCGGGACCAGGAGGTCGGCGGCGGCCGGCAGGCCGGCGGAGGCGTCGGCGCCCACCGATCCGTGCAGCCACAGGGTCAGCATGTACAGCTCCGGTACGGACAGCAGGCGGGGCTGGTAGTTCTTGCCGAGCGATTCGGCCTGGCGCAGCGCGCGTTCGGTGGCGGCGACGTAGGGGCCCTCGAAGAAGTGGGAGAAGACCCACCCGTCCGGTGTCAGCCGGGTGTCGGCCGCGGCGACGTAGCGGTCCCCGCTGCGGATCAGGAACCGCCAGCCCGTCAGCCGGGTACGCGGCGGCCTGCCGCCTGCGGTCAGCCCGGAGATGTGCAGCCGGTCCAGGACGTGGACGGGCAAAGGCAGTTCGGCGGTCATCGGGCCCTGCAGGGCGCGCAGGGCCGGGGTGTGCGCCTCGTGGACGGCTGTGGGGGAACCGAGGGCCGCGAGGACACTGCGCAGGGCGGGCGCGGGAGCCGGAGGGACGTGCAGCGGCATGGTGGGTCGCCTCTCGCTAGGGAGACCTGTGGAACGGGGCGGGTGCGGGGTGTGGACGGCGCTGTCGCATTCTGGGGTCAGAGGGGGGCTGAGGGGCAATGGCCGCGCGCCAACTCTCTGCCTCGCATGCGGAGTTTATCTGACATGTGTTCACGCAGTGTTTCGGCTAGCTGTCCCGCCTATTGCCGACAAGGCGCTTACCGGTCCCGCTGACGTGGCATTCATGCCGGGTGCGCGCAAAAATTCCGCGCTGACCTCGGAGGTTACCGGATGAGGGCTCGGCTGAAAAGCGTCGGTTATCGATAACCGGCAAGTTCTACGCTGTATTTGCGTACGAGTGCTTGCCAGGTGAATGTGCCAAAGCGCCTGTCGGCCAAACCGGCGCGCGCTCCCCGCCAGTCACGCCCCCTCCGCGTTATCGATCACGCCGCCGGGGCATCATCGACCGTAACGCGCGCCCGGGTGGCGGATCATTCGACGCCGGCCGGGCCCAGTCGAGGAGGGACGCTCCGATGGGGGAGAAGGTCGTGGCGGGCGGATTCGACCTGTCCGATCGGCAACGGTACCGGAGGAAGCTTCACGAGTGCCTGGAGGTACTGGAGCGACTTCTGGAGGAGAAGAGGTTCGATCGCCCCAAGAACATGATGGGGCTGGAGATCGAGTTGAATCTGGCGGGTGCCGACGGGTTGCCGAGAATGGTGAATGCCCAGGTCCTTGAGCGTATTGCGAGCAACGATTTCCAGACCGAACTGGGAATGTTCAACCTGGAGGTGAACGTCCTTCCCCACCGGCTCGGCGGCCGGGTATTCGACCAGCTCGCCGAAGAACTGAGTGCGGGTCTCGGCTATGCCCACCGGCAGGCTCAGGAGGTCGGCGCCGGGGTGGTCATGATCGGAATTCTGCCGACGATCTCCCGCACCGACCTGGTCACCGCCAACCTCTCGGCGGTGGACCGCTACTCCCTGCTCAACGAGCAGATCCTGATGATGCGGGGCGAGGACTTCGTGCTCGACATCGACGGGGTCGAGCGGCTGACGTGGACCTCCGGGTCGATCGTGCCGGAGGCCGCCTGCACCTCCGTACAACTGCACCTGCAGGTGACTCCCGCGCGGTTCGCGGACGTGTGGAACGCGGCGCAGGCGGTGGCGGCCGTACAGATAGCCGTGGGCGCCAACTCGCCCTTCCTGTTCGGGCGGGAGCTGTGGCGGGAGTCGCGGCCGCCGCTCTTCCAGCAGGCCACCGACACCCGGCCGCCCGAGCTCCAGGCGCAGGGGGTGCGGCCGCGCACCTGGTTCGGCGAGCGCTGGGTGGACTCGGCGTACGAGCTCTTCGCCGAGAACGTCCGCTACTTCCCGGCCCTGCTGCCGATCTGCGACGAGGAGGAGCCGCTGCGGGTGCTCGCCGAGGGCGGGGTGCCGAGCCTGCAGGAGCTGGTGCTGCACAACGGCACCGTCTACCGCTGGAACCGCCCCGTCTACGGGGTCGCCGACGGGGTGCCGCACCTGCGCGTGGAGAACCGCGTGCTGCCCGCCGGTCCGACGGTGGCCGACGTCGTCGCCAACGCGGCCTTCTACTACGGGCTGGTACGGACCCTCGCGGACGAGCAGCGCCCGGTGTGGAGCCGGCTGCCCTTCGCGGAGGCGGAGGCCAATTTCGACGCGGCCTGCCGTTACGGCATCGACGCCCGGCTGCGCTGGCCGCGCCGGGGCCGGGGCGGGGGGCTGGCGAGCGTGCCCGCGGTCCGGCTGGTGCTGGAGGAGCTGCTGCCGATGGCGGCCGCCGGACTGGACGCGTGGGGCATCGAGCCCGCCGACCGGGACCACTACCTCGGCATCATCGAGGAGCGGTGCCGGCGCCGGGTGAACGGCGCCACCTGGCAGGTGGACACGTACCACCGGGCGCTGGCGGGCGGGCTGGAGCGGGACGCGGCGCTGGCGGCGACCACGCGCCGGTACAGCGAGCTGAGTCACCGGGGCGATCCCGTGCACACCTGGCCGGCGGGGCTGGGGGGTGGGCCCACGGCCTGACCGCCAGCCGGGCCGCCAGCCGGCCCGGCCTTCGACGGCCGGTTCCGGGGCCCGTCCGGTCCCGCCCGATGATCCGATCGCCCCGTGGAGGAGGCAGTATGGGGTCATCGGGGCGGGACGCCCCGCGAGACGTCGCAGCGGGTGCGGGACGGGAGACGGGCGTGCGGACGGTGCCGGAACCGGTGGTCGGGGAGCTCGAAGAGGGCCCTGGCGGGCGCGGGACGCTGCGCTCCGAGACGCTGCTCGTGCTCGCGCTGTCCCTGGGCGCGAGCGGCGTCTCGGCGCTGATCAGCTTCATCGGTTCGCTGACCAAGCCCGGCGGGCTCAAGGACCAGGCCGCCACGCTCAACGGCTCGTACGCCCCCGGCCGGCCCTGGCTGGACCTGGCCTGGCAGCTGTTCGGCATCGCGAGCGCACTCGTCCCCGTCCTGCTCGTCGCGCACCTGCTGACCCGTGAGGGAGCGCCCGGACTGAAGGTGCTGGGCTTCGACCGGACCCGGCCCTGGTGGGACCTGGGCCGCGGCGCGCTCGTCGCCGCCTGCATCGGCAGCGCGGGACTGGCCTTCTACCTGGGGTCCCGGGCGGCCGGCTTCAACCTCACGGTGGTGCCGGAGGCGCTGCCCGAGGTGTGGTGGAAGTTCCCCGTGCTGATCCTCTCCGCGGTGCAGAACTCCGTGGTGGAGGAGGTCATCGTGCTGGCCTACCTGCTGCGCAGGCTCGGGCAGCTCGGCTGGTCGCCGATGGCCGCGCTGATGGCCAGCTCCGTGCTGCGCGGCTCGTACCACCTCTACCAGGGCATCGGCGGGTTCATCGGGAACATGGTGATGGGCGTCGTCTTCGTCCTCGCCTACCGGCGCTGGGGCAGGGTGGGTCCGCTGGTCGTCGCGCACGCGCTGCTCGACATCGTGGCCTTCGGCGGGTACGCCCTGCTGGCGGGCAAGGTGGGCTGGCTGCCCACCCCGTAGGCCGGTGAAGGGCCCGCCCGCTCACGGTGCGGTGAGCAGCTCGCCGTCGACGACCGTGACCGCGCGTCCGATCAGCAGCGTACGGTCGCCCAGCAGCCGGACCCGGACGAGGCCGGTGCGGGCTCCGCCCTGGAGGCCGACGAGCTCCGTGCGGCCGAGGCGCCGCGCCCAGAAGGGGGCCAGTGCG
Protein-coding sequences here:
- a CDS encoding bifunctional nuclease family protein, producing MNELDVVGVRVEMPSNQPIVLLREVGGDRYLPIWIGPGEATAIAFAQQGMAPARPLTHDLFKDVLEAIGEELTQVRITDLREGVFYAELVFASGVEVSARPSDAIALALRTGTPIFGSDGVLDDAGIAIPDEQEDEVEKFREFLDQISPEDFGTGPQ
- a CDS encoding DNA polymerase IV, with the translated sequence MRSAPTILHLDMDAFYASVEQASKPSLRGKAVIVGGLGPRGVVATASYEARRFGVHSAMPMAQARRLCPNGACLVPRFSLYREVSDTVMAMLRELSPLVEPLSLDEAFVDLEAGGVAFDAEAARAVGERLRADIAAVTGLSGSVGLAGSKMLAKVASEEAKPAGLLLIEVGTERAHLAPMSVRTLPGVGPATGEHLRRAGITTVGELAEAGEDELVRMVGRSHGVGLYRMARGVDERPVVAERDAKSVSVEDTFDVDLHDRVRIRGEVQRLAERCVERLRASGHSGRTIVLKVRRYDFSTLTRSETLRGPTDDPAVVREAAGRLLEAVDTTGGVRLLGVGVTGLADYTQEDLFAFADAMAARAGAGGSGVDPWRGHADGAAPSGGGPDAGTDGDQAAAVPGRATSEGAGAGEGAGDGPDEAVPRGQGAEQGPVDAGGDGPGGASVPGAGPVRAVPHSEAPGEGQEAGPEQGVGPGQGESAGRGQGGEPEAGVASGAEGVVERRWAAGSDVRHAVYGPGWVQGSGVGRVTVRFEQPGSQPGRVRTFLVDDPELEASDPMPLVGDRVLEVGGPTAVERA
- a CDS encoding PRC-barrel domain-containing protein translates to MQTDIDPRSLIGRKAFDRNGTKIGTVDEVYLDDATGVPEWAAVRTGLFSRDAFVPLEPSEMVGDTLRVPFERSLIRDAPDFGVGRHLSPEQELQLYHHYGLDLALPSDFTHDFGHTSPDTP
- the gcvP gene encoding aminomethyl-transferring glycine dehydrogenase; translation: MTANRIPLSQLERGIPFEQRHIGPDAEAQAKMLAQVGYGSLDELTAAAVPDVIKTTAALNLPEARTEAEVLAELRELADRNQVLSSMIGLGYYGTFTPPVILRNVMENPAWYTAYTPYQPEISQGRLEALLNFQTVVAELTGLPTSGASLLDEGTAAAEAMTLARRVGKAKGNVFLIDADALPQTIAVIQTRAEPIGIEVVVADLSAGIPAEIVERGVYGVLLQYPGASGAVREIKPVIEQAHGLGAIVAVSADLLALTLLTSPGELGADIAVGTTQRFGVPMGFGGPHAGYMAVQAKHARSLPGRLVGVSVDADGNKAYRLALQTREQHIRREKATSNICTAQVLLAVMAGMYAVYHGPDGLRTIARRTHRYAALLAAGLTAGGVELVHGSYFDTLTVRVPGRAAEVVAAAREGGVNLFQVDADLVSMACDETTLRADVEAVWAAFGVTADIEALDGSAADALPEGLLRSDAYLTHPVFHQHRSETAMLRYLRKLSDKDYALDRGMIPLGSCTMKLNATTEMESVTWPEFGQLHPFAPVEQAEGYLTLITELEERLCEVTGYDKVSIQPNAGSQGELAGLLAVRAYHRANGNEQRTVCLIPSSAHGTNAASAVMAGMKVVVVKTADDGEVDADDLRAKIEQYRDELAVLMITYPSTHGVFEEHVADICAQVHDAGGQVYVDGANLNALVGLAKPGHFGGDVSHLNLHKTFCIPHGGGGPGVGPVGVRAHLAPYLPNHPLQPTAGPETGVGPISAAPWGSAGILPISWSYVRLMGGEGLKRATQVAVLGANYIAKRLEPHYPVLYTGPGNLVAHECIIDMRPLSKATGVSIDDIAKRLIDYGFHAPTMSFPVAGTLMIEPTESEDLAEIDRFCDAMIAIRAEIERVAGGEWPVDDNPLANSPHTAAALGGEWNHPYTRDEAVFPGGVSAAEKYWPPVRRIDGAFGDRNLVCSCPPLDEYDN
- a CDS encoding DUF5999 family protein is translated as MCQHKPACPTADSADREAAHPVAVHPEQGWSLLCNGVLLFEDTGELLPDGQIIAPNRPLAATQVMKAA
- a CDS encoding glutamate-cysteine ligase family protein; the protein is MGEKVVAGGFDLSDRQRYRRKLHECLEVLERLLEEKRFDRPKNMMGLEIELNLAGADGLPRMVNAQVLERIASNDFQTELGMFNLEVNVLPHRLGGRVFDQLAEELSAGLGYAHRQAQEVGAGVVMIGILPTISRTDLVTANLSAVDRYSLLNEQILMMRGEDFVLDIDGVERLTWTSGSIVPEAACTSVQLHLQVTPARFADVWNAAQAVAAVQIAVGANSPFLFGRELWRESRPPLFQQATDTRPPELQAQGVRPRTWFGERWVDSAYELFAENVRYFPALLPICDEEEPLRVLAEGGVPSLQELVLHNGTVYRWNRPVYGVADGVPHLRVENRVLPAGPTVADVVANAAFYYGLVRTLADEQRPVWSRLPFAEAEANFDAACRYGIDARLRWPRRGRGGGLASVPAVRLVLEELLPMAAAGLDAWGIEPADRDHYLGIIEERCRRRVNGATWQVDTYHRALAGGLERDAALAATTRRYSELSHRGDPVHTWPAGLGGGPTA
- a CDS encoding CPBP family intramembrane glutamic endopeptidase, encoding MRTVPEPVVGELEEGPGGRGTLRSETLLVLALSLGASGVSALISFIGSLTKPGGLKDQAATLNGSYAPGRPWLDLAWQLFGIASALVPVLLVAHLLTREGAPGLKVLGFDRTRPWWDLGRGALVAACIGSAGLAFYLGSRAAGFNLTVVPEALPEVWWKFPVLILSAVQNSVVEEVIVLAYLLRRLGQLGWSPMAALMASSVLRGSYHLYQGIGGFIGNMVMGVVFVLAYRRWGRVGPLVVAHALLDIVAFGGYALLAGKVGWLPTP